The proteins below come from a single Burkholderia humptydooensis genomic window:
- the trpC gene encoding indole-3-glycerol phosphate synthase TrpC, with amino-acid sequence MSDILDKIIAVKREEIAAALKSAPLEELKLQASARDSRDFVGALRSKHAAGRAAVIAEVKKASPSKGVLREHFVPADIARSYAEHGAACLSVLTDEQFFQGSARYLEEARAACSLPVLRKDFIVDAYQVLEARAMGADAILLIAAALDTPLMQDLEAYAHSLGLAVLVEVHNRDELNAALELNTPLVGINNRNLRTFETTIDTTLGMLDAIPDDRIVVTESGILSRADVERMEAAGVHTFLVGEAFMRAENPGAELARMFF; translated from the coding sequence ATGAGCGACATCCTCGACAAAATCATCGCCGTCAAGCGCGAAGAGATCGCCGCCGCGCTCAAGAGCGCGCCGCTCGAAGAACTGAAACTGCAGGCGTCGGCGCGCGATTCGCGCGACTTCGTCGGCGCGCTGCGCAGCAAGCACGCGGCAGGACGCGCCGCCGTCATCGCCGAGGTGAAGAAGGCGAGCCCGTCGAAGGGCGTGCTGCGCGAGCACTTCGTACCGGCCGACATCGCCCGCTCGTACGCGGAGCACGGCGCCGCATGCCTGTCGGTGCTGACCGACGAGCAGTTCTTCCAGGGCAGCGCGCGCTATCTCGAAGAGGCGCGCGCCGCGTGCAGCCTGCCCGTGCTGCGCAAGGACTTCATCGTCGACGCGTATCAGGTGCTCGAAGCGCGCGCGATGGGCGCGGACGCGATCCTGCTGATCGCCGCCGCGCTCGACACGCCGCTGATGCAGGATCTCGAGGCGTACGCGCATTCGCTCGGGCTCGCGGTGCTCGTCGAAGTGCACAACCGCGACGAGCTGAACGCGGCGCTCGAGCTGAACACGCCGCTCGTCGGCATCAACAACCGCAACCTGCGCACGTTCGAGACGACGATCGACACGACGCTCGGCATGCTCGACGCGATTCCGGACGACCGGATCGTCGTCACCGAGTCGGGCATCCTGTCGCGCGCGGACGTCGAGCGGATGGAAGCGGCGGGCGTGCATACCTTCCTCGTCGGCGAAGCGTTCATGCGCGCCGAGAATCCGGGCGCGGAACTCGCGCGGATGTTTTTCTGA
- the apaG gene encoding Co2+/Mg2+ efflux protein ApaG — MSQYRFSVSVKTSYLPEQSDPERRQYAFAYTLTIRNTGQVAAQLIARHWIITDSESQVQEVKGLGVVGHQPLLQPGEQFEYTSWAVIATPVGTMRGAYFCVAEDGERFEAPVDEFALHMPRTLH; from the coding sequence ATGAGCCAGTATCGATTCAGCGTGTCGGTGAAGACCAGCTATCTGCCGGAACAATCCGACCCCGAACGCCGTCAATACGCATTCGCGTACACGCTGACGATCCGCAATACGGGCCAGGTCGCGGCGCAATTGATCGCCCGGCACTGGATCATCACGGACAGCGAGAGCCAGGTTCAGGAGGTGAAGGGGCTCGGTGTCGTCGGCCACCAGCCGCTGCTGCAGCCGGGCGAGCAGTTCGAGTACACGAGTTGGGCCGTGATCGCGACGCCTGTCGGCACGATGCGCGGCGCGTATTTTTGCGTCGCGGAGGACGGCGAGCGCTTCGAGGCGCCCGTCGACGAATTCGCGCTGCACATGCCGCGCACGCTGCATTGA
- a CDS encoding M61 family metallopeptidase encodes MKPIRYTIVPKDPAAHLFEVTLTLADPDPAGQRFSLPVWIPGSYMVREFARNIVTLRAFNDAGRKLRIGKLDKQTWQAAPAPGPITLRYDVYAWDLSVRAAHLDDTGGFFNGTSVFLAPLGHEGVPCEVTIERPAGDAYRRWRVATALPEARGTKRYGFGAYRAQNYDELIDHPVTLGEFALASFDAHGVPHDVAIAGRVTGLDLERLAADLKRVCEAQIALFEPKTKRAPMPRYVFMTQAVSDGYGGLEHRASTALVCNRADLPVKGGAAQTEGYRTYLGLCSHEYFHTWNVKRIKPAAFAPYDLSRENYTSLLWLFEGFTSYYDDLMLVRSGLISQDDYFALVGRTIAGVQRGAGRLKQSVAESSFDAWIKYYRQDENATNAVVSYYTKGSLVALAFDLAIRAQTRHRKSLDDVMRLLWQRFGRDFYHGKPHGVGEDDVKALIAEATGVDLGRLFDDAVAGTRELPLAELFEPFGVTLAPDTGANGPADAPPKPTLGARTRGGAECTLAAVYEGGAAHRAGLSAGDALVAIDGLRVTGSNLDALLARYRAGDKVEIHAFRRDELRVAQLKLDGPDVARYKLTAQPKPAAARAHRGAWLGLPAARGGR; translated from the coding sequence ATGAAGCCGATTCGCTACACGATCGTTCCGAAAGATCCCGCCGCGCACCTGTTCGAAGTGACGCTCACGCTCGCCGACCCGGATCCGGCGGGCCAGCGCTTTTCGCTGCCCGTATGGATTCCGGGCAGCTACATGGTGCGCGAGTTCGCGCGCAACATCGTGACGCTGCGCGCGTTCAACGACGCGGGCCGCAAGCTGCGGATCGGCAAGCTCGACAAGCAGACCTGGCAGGCCGCGCCGGCGCCCGGGCCGATCACGCTGCGCTACGACGTCTACGCGTGGGACCTGTCGGTGCGCGCCGCGCATCTGGACGACACGGGCGGCTTCTTCAACGGCACGAGCGTGTTTCTCGCGCCGCTCGGGCACGAGGGCGTGCCATGCGAGGTGACGATCGAGCGTCCGGCGGGCGACGCGTACCGGCGCTGGCGGGTCGCGACCGCGCTGCCGGAGGCGCGCGGCACGAAGCGTTACGGCTTCGGCGCTTACCGCGCGCAGAACTACGACGAGCTGATCGACCATCCGGTCACGCTCGGCGAATTCGCGCTCGCGTCGTTCGACGCGCACGGCGTGCCGCACGACGTCGCGATCGCGGGCCGCGTGACCGGGCTCGATCTCGAACGGCTCGCGGCCGACCTGAAGCGCGTGTGCGAAGCGCAGATCGCGCTGTTCGAGCCGAAGACGAAGCGCGCGCCGATGCCGCGCTACGTGTTCATGACGCAGGCGGTCAGCGACGGCTACGGCGGGCTCGAGCATCGCGCGTCGACGGCGCTCGTCTGCAATCGCGCGGATCTGCCGGTGAAGGGGGGCGCGGCGCAGACGGAAGGCTATCGGACGTATCTCGGCCTGTGCAGCCACGAGTACTTCCACACGTGGAACGTGAAGCGGATCAAGCCGGCCGCGTTCGCGCCGTACGACCTGTCGCGGGAGAACTACACGTCGCTGCTGTGGCTCTTCGAGGGCTTCACGTCGTACTACGACGACCTGATGCTCGTGCGCAGCGGCCTCATCTCGCAGGACGACTATTTCGCGCTCGTCGGCCGCACGATCGCCGGCGTGCAGCGCGGCGCCGGCCGGCTCAAGCAGAGCGTCGCCGAAAGCTCGTTCGACGCATGGATCAAGTATTACCGGCAGGACGAGAACGCGACGAACGCGGTCGTCAGCTATTACACGAAGGGCTCGCTCGTCGCGCTCGCGTTCGATCTGGCGATCCGCGCGCAGACCCGCCACCGCAAGTCGCTCGACGACGTGATGCGGCTTCTGTGGCAGCGCTTCGGGCGCGACTTCTATCACGGCAAGCCGCACGGCGTCGGCGAGGACGACGTGAAGGCGCTGATCGCCGAGGCGACGGGCGTCGATCTCGGCCGCCTCTTCGACGACGCGGTGGCCGGCACGCGCGAGCTGCCGCTCGCCGAGCTCTTCGAGCCGTTCGGCGTGACGCTCGCGCCGGACACGGGTGCGAACGGCCCGGCCGATGCGCCCCCGAAGCCGACGCTCGGCGCGCGCACCCGGGGCGGTGCGGAATGCACGCTCGCGGCCGTCTACGAAGGCGGCGCCGCGCACCGGGCGGGGCTGTCCGCGGGCGACGCGCTCGTCGCGATCGACGGGTTGCGCGTGACGGGCTCGAACCTCGACGCGCTGCTCGCGCGCTACCGGGCCGGCGACAAGGTCGAAATCCACGCGTTCCGGCGCGACGAGCTGCGCGTCGCGCAACTCAAGCTCGACGGCCCGGACGTCGCGCGCTACAAGCTGACCGCACAGCCGAAACCCGCGGCGGCGCGCGCCCACCGCGGCGCGTGGCTCGGGCTGCCGGCGGCGCGCGGCGGTCGTTAA
- the trpE gene encoding anthranilate synthase component I has translation MTELEFQSLANEGYNRIPLIAEALADLETPLSLYLKLAQPERGGANSFLLESVVGGERFGRYSFIGLPAHTLVRTKNGASEIVTDGQVVETHDGDPFAFIAKFQSRFKVAQRPGLPRFCGGLAGYFGYDAVRYIEKKLAHTAPRDDLGLPDIQLLLTEEVAVIDNLAGKLYLIVYADPTKPEAYTKARQRLRELKHRLRASVVPPVTSASVRTEIYREFKKEDYLAAVRQAKEYIAAGELMQIQVGQRLTKPYRDNPLSLYRALRSLNPSPYMYYYNFGDFHVVGASPEILVRQEKRGGDQIVTIRPLAGTRPRGNTPERDAELATELLSDPKEIAEHVMLIDLARNDVGRIAEIGSVQVTDKMVIEKYSHVQHIVSSVEGKLKPGMTNYDVLRATFPAGTLSGAPKVRAMELIDELEPVKRGLYGGAVGYLSFSGEMDLAIAIRTGLIHNGNLYVQAAAGVVADSVPESEWQETENKARAVLRAAEQVQDGLDSDF, from the coding sequence ATGACCGAACTCGAATTCCAATCGCTCGCCAACGAGGGCTACAACCGCATTCCGCTCATCGCCGAAGCGCTGGCCGACCTCGAAACGCCGCTTTCGCTGTATCTGAAGCTCGCGCAGCCCGAACGCGGCGGCGCCAACTCGTTCCTGCTCGAATCGGTCGTGGGCGGCGAGCGCTTCGGGCGCTACTCGTTCATCGGCCTGCCCGCGCACACGCTCGTGCGCACGAAGAACGGCGCGTCGGAGATCGTGACGGACGGCCAGGTCGTCGAGACCCACGACGGCGACCCGTTCGCATTCATCGCGAAGTTCCAGAGCCGCTTCAAGGTCGCGCAGCGCCCCGGCCTGCCGCGCTTCTGCGGCGGCCTCGCCGGCTACTTCGGCTACGACGCGGTGCGCTACATCGAGAAAAAGCTCGCGCACACCGCGCCGCGCGACGATCTCGGCCTGCCCGACATCCAGTTGCTGCTGACCGAGGAAGTCGCCGTCATCGACAATCTCGCCGGCAAGCTCTACCTGATCGTCTACGCCGATCCGACGAAGCCCGAGGCATACACGAAGGCCAGGCAGCGGCTGCGCGAGCTCAAGCACCGGCTGCGCGCGAGCGTCGTGCCGCCCGTCACGTCGGCGAGCGTGCGCACCGAGATCTATCGGGAGTTCAAGAAGGAAGATTATCTGGCCGCCGTGCGCCAGGCGAAGGAATACATCGCGGCGGGCGAACTGATGCAGATCCAGGTCGGCCAGCGCCTCACGAAGCCGTATCGCGACAACCCGCTGTCGCTGTACCGCGCGCTGCGCTCGCTGAATCCGTCGCCGTACATGTATTACTACAACTTCGGCGACTTCCACGTCGTCGGCGCGTCGCCGGAGATCCTCGTGCGCCAGGAGAAGCGCGGCGGCGACCAGATCGTGACGATCCGCCCGCTCGCCGGCACGCGGCCGCGCGGCAACACGCCCGAGCGCGACGCCGAGCTCGCGACCGAGCTGCTCAGCGATCCGAAGGAAATCGCCGAGCACGTGATGCTGATCGACCTCGCGCGCAACGACGTCGGCCGCATCGCGGAAATCGGCTCGGTTCAAGTGACCGACAAGATGGTGATCGAGAAATACTCGCACGTGCAGCACATCGTGAGCTCGGTCGAAGGCAAGTTGAAGCCCGGCATGACGAACTACGACGTGCTGCGCGCGACGTTCCCGGCCGGCACGCTGTCCGGCGCGCCGAAGGTGCGCGCGATGGAGCTGATCGACGAGCTCGAGCCGGTGAAGCGCGGGCTCTACGGCGGCGCGGTCGGCTATCTGTCGTTCTCGGGCGAGATGGATCTCGCGATCGCGATCCGCACGGGCCTCATCCACAACGGCAATCTGTACGTGCAGGCGGCGGCGGGCGTCGTTGCCGACTCGGTGCCCGAATCCGAATGGCAGGAAACCGAGAACAAGGCGCGCGCGGTGCTGCGCGCGGCCGAACAGGTGCAAGACGGCCTCGATTCCGATTTCTGA
- a CDS encoding aminodeoxychorismate/anthranilate synthase component II — protein sequence MLLMIDNYDSFTYNLVQYFGELGEDVRTYRNDEITLDEIARLNPDTICLSPGPSNPQHAGITLDVLRKFAGKKPILGVCLGHQAIGEAFGGRVVRAKTIMHGKVSRIETDCRGVFADLPKHFDVTRYHSLAVERESLPDCLEISAWTDDGEIMGVRHKTLPIEGVQFHPESILSEHGHALLENFLKEARQAAAHSA from the coding sequence ATGCTGCTCATGATCGACAACTACGATTCGTTCACCTACAACCTGGTCCAGTACTTCGGCGAGCTCGGCGAGGACGTGCGCACCTATCGCAACGACGAGATCACGCTCGACGAAATCGCGCGCCTGAATCCCGACACGATCTGCCTGTCGCCCGGCCCGAGCAATCCGCAGCACGCGGGGATCACGCTCGACGTACTGCGCAAGTTCGCCGGCAAGAAGCCGATCCTCGGCGTGTGCCTCGGCCATCAGGCGATCGGCGAGGCGTTCGGCGGCCGCGTCGTGCGCGCGAAGACCATCATGCACGGCAAGGTAAGCCGGATCGAGACCGACTGCCGCGGCGTGTTCGCCGATCTGCCGAAGCATTTCGACGTGACACGCTATCATTCGCTTGCGGTCGAGCGCGAATCGCTGCCCGATTGCCTGGAGATCTCGGCGTGGACCGACGACGGCGAGATCATGGGCGTGCGCCACAAGACGCTGCCCATCGAAGGCGTCCAGTTCCACCCGGAATCGATCCTGTCGGAGCACGGCCACGCGCTCCTCGAGAATTTCCTCAAGGAAGCGCGGCAAGCGGCCGCTCATTCAGCCTGA
- a CDS encoding phosphoglycolate phosphatase: MPTSPLIDAPRIEAALIDLDGTMVDTADDFAAGLNAMLAQLDAQETTREEVMRYVGKGSENLIRCVLTPRFSADDANARFDEALALYQAEYAKINGRHTRLYPDVDAGLRAMRDAGVKLACVTNKPHRFAVELLAQYELAGYFRAVFGGDSVPRKKPDPAPMLAACDALGVAPRATVAIGDSENDALAGRAAGMATLTVPYGYNHGNAIQTIESDGIVDSLLAAAQLIAAHNSANSAARSAT; the protein is encoded by the coding sequence GTGCCGACGTCGCCCCTCATCGACGCGCCGCGCATCGAAGCGGCGCTCATCGACCTCGACGGCACGATGGTCGATACCGCAGACGATTTCGCGGCCGGCCTGAACGCGATGCTCGCGCAGCTCGACGCGCAGGAAACGACGCGCGAGGAGGTGATGCGCTACGTCGGCAAGGGCTCGGAGAACCTGATCCGGTGCGTGCTGACGCCGCGCTTTTCCGCAGACGACGCGAACGCGCGCTTCGACGAGGCGCTCGCGCTCTATCAAGCCGAATACGCGAAGATCAACGGCCGCCACACGCGGCTCTACCCGGACGTCGACGCAGGCTTGCGGGCGATGCGCGATGCGGGCGTCAAGCTCGCATGCGTGACGAACAAGCCGCACCGGTTCGCGGTCGAGCTGCTCGCGCAGTACGAACTCGCCGGCTACTTCCGCGCGGTGTTCGGTGGCGATAGCGTGCCGCGCAAGAAGCCCGATCCGGCGCCGATGCTCGCCGCGTGCGACGCGCTCGGCGTCGCGCCGCGCGCGACGGTCGCGATCGGCGATTCGGAGAACGACGCGCTCGCGGGCCGCGCGGCCGGGATGGCGACGCTGACGGTGCCGTACGGCTATAACCACGGCAACGCTATACAAACGATCGAATCGGATGGTATAGTCGATTCGCTTCTCGCCGCCGCGCAGCTCATCGCCGCGCACAATTCGGCGAACTCAGCGGCAAGATCAGCCACCTGA
- the rpe gene encoding ribulose-phosphate 3-epimerase, translated as MTQFRIAPSILSADFARLGEEVRNVVAAGADWIHFDVMDNHYVPNLTIGPLVCEAIRPHVQVPIDVHLMVRPVDRIVPDFAKAGANLISFHPEASDHIDRTLGLIRDHGCKAGLVFNPATPLNYLDHVMDRVDLVLIMSVNPGFGGQSFIPEALNKLRDARARIDAHAARTGREIHLEIDGGVKADNIAEIAAAGADTFVAGSAIFGQPDYRQVIGEMRDALAAVERA; from the coding sequence ATGACGCAATTCCGCATCGCCCCCAGCATTCTGTCGGCCGACTTCGCGCGGCTCGGCGAAGAAGTCCGCAACGTCGTCGCCGCCGGCGCCGACTGGATCCACTTCGACGTGATGGACAACCACTACGTGCCGAACCTGACGATCGGCCCGCTCGTCTGCGAGGCGATCCGTCCGCACGTGCAAGTGCCGATCGACGTGCATCTGATGGTGCGCCCGGTCGACCGGATCGTGCCGGATTTCGCGAAGGCGGGCGCGAACCTGATCAGCTTCCATCCGGAAGCGTCGGACCACATCGACCGCACGCTCGGCCTGATCCGCGATCACGGCTGCAAGGCGGGCCTCGTGTTCAATCCGGCGACGCCGCTCAACTACCTCGACCACGTGATGGACCGCGTCGACCTCGTGCTGATCATGTCGGTGAATCCGGGCTTCGGCGGCCAGTCGTTCATTCCCGAGGCACTCAACAAGCTGCGCGACGCCCGCGCGCGCATCGACGCGCATGCCGCGCGCACCGGCCGCGAGATCCATCTGGAGATCGACGGCGGCGTGAAGGCCGACAACATCGCGGAGATCGCGGCAGCGGGCGCGGACACGTTCGTCGCGGGCTCGGCGATCTTCGGCCAGCCCGACTATCGCCAGGTGATCGGCGAGATGCGCGACGCGCTCGCAGCCGTCGAGCGCGCGTGA
- a CDS encoding CYTH domain-containing protein — MAIEQEIKLALPAAQVDAARRFLDARAGANGREITLVNVYFDTPTLALARAKSALRLRYAPQGWLQTFKTAGVAERGLHRRHEWEMPVAGEALEIDALCAACDVPSAADALRAAAPELIALFRTDFSRTLWRIEHAGATIEAALDRGEVVAQVDGDVRREPICEIELELVNGDAGALATLAGEVAAALPGIAPDNLSKAQRGYRLRGGDLRAD; from the coding sequence ATGGCGATCGAACAGGAAATCAAGCTCGCGCTGCCCGCCGCGCAAGTCGACGCGGCGCGGCGCTTTCTCGATGCGCGCGCCGGCGCTAACGGCCGCGAGATCACGCTCGTGAACGTCTACTTCGACACGCCGACGCTCGCGCTCGCGCGCGCGAAGAGCGCGCTGCGGCTGCGGTATGCGCCGCAGGGCTGGCTGCAGACGTTCAAGACGGCCGGCGTGGCCGAACGCGGGCTGCATCGCCGCCATGAGTGGGAGATGCCCGTCGCGGGCGAGGCGCTCGAGATCGACGCGCTCTGCGCCGCATGCGACGTGCCGAGCGCCGCCGACGCGCTGCGCGCCGCCGCGCCGGAGCTCATCGCGCTCTTTCGCACCGACTTCTCGCGCACGCTGTGGCGCATCGAGCACGCGGGTGCGACGATCGAGGCGGCGCTCGATCGCGGCGAAGTCGTCGCGCAAGTGGACGGCGACGTGCGCCGCGAGCCGATCTGCGAGATCGAGCTCGAACTCGTCAACGGAGACGCGGGCGCACTCGCGACGCTCGCCGGCGAAGTCGCCGCGGCGCTGCCGGGCATCGCGCCGGACAACCTGAGCAAGGCGCAGCGCGGCTATCGGCTGCGCGGCGGCGACCTGCGCGCCGACTGA
- the trpD gene encoding anthranilate phosphoribosyltransferase, producing the protein MTITPQEALQRTIEHREIFHDEMLHLMRLIMRGDMSPVMAAAIITGLRVKKETIGEIAAAATVMREFARHVEVEDNANFVDIVGTGGDGSHTFNISTATMFVAAAAGAKVAKHGNRGVSSKSGSADVLEALGVNIDLQPDQVAASIAATGMGFMFAPNHHPAMRNIAPVRRELGVRTIFNILGPLTNPADAPNQLMGVFHPDLVGIQVRVMQRLGARHVLVVYGKDGMDEVSLGAATLVGELRDGEVREYEIHPEDFGMQMVSNRTLKVENADESRVMLLEALSNKPGVAREIVTLNAGTALYSANVAGSIADGIQLAREAIASGRAREKVDELVRFTQQFKR; encoded by the coding sequence ATGACGATCACTCCCCAGGAAGCGCTGCAGCGCACGATCGAGCACCGCGAGATCTTCCACGACGAAATGCTGCACCTGATGCGGCTCATCATGCGCGGCGACATGTCGCCCGTGATGGCGGCCGCGATCATCACCGGCCTGCGCGTGAAGAAGGAGACGATCGGCGAGATCGCCGCCGCCGCGACGGTGATGCGCGAGTTCGCGCGCCACGTCGAGGTGGAGGACAACGCGAATTTCGTCGACATCGTCGGCACGGGCGGCGACGGCTCGCACACGTTCAACATCTCGACCGCGACGATGTTCGTCGCGGCGGCGGCGGGCGCGAAGGTCGCGAAGCACGGCAACCGCGGCGTGTCGAGCAAGTCCGGCAGCGCCGACGTGCTCGAGGCGCTTGGCGTGAACATCGACCTGCAGCCCGATCAGGTGGCCGCGTCGATCGCCGCAACGGGGATGGGCTTCATGTTCGCGCCGAACCATCATCCGGCGATGCGCAACATCGCGCCCGTGCGCCGCGAGCTCGGCGTGCGGACGATCTTCAACATCCTCGGGCCGCTCACCAACCCGGCCGACGCGCCGAACCAGTTGATGGGCGTGTTCCACCCGGATCTCGTCGGCATCCAGGTGCGCGTGATGCAGCGGCTCGGCGCGCGGCACGTGCTGGTCGTCTACGGCAAGGACGGGATGGACGAGGTGTCGCTCGGCGCGGCGACGCTCGTCGGCGAGCTGCGCGACGGCGAAGTGCGCGAGTACGAAATCCATCCGGAGGACTTCGGGATGCAGATGGTGTCGAACCGCACGCTGAAGGTCGAGAACGCCGACGAATCCCGCGTGATGCTGCTCGAAGCGCTCAGCAACAAGCCGGGCGTCGCGCGCGAGATCGTCACGCTGAACGCGGGCACCGCGCTCTATTCGGCGAACGTCGCGGGCTCGATCGCCGACGGCATCCAGCTCGCGCGCGAAGCGATCGCGAGCGGCCGCGCCCGCGAGAAGGTCGACGAGCTCGTGCGCTTCACGCAGCAGTTCAAGCGCTGA
- a CDS encoding uracil-DNA glycosylase — MQQPSLFDDHAPPAPPATKGGASTTTLESQFDALPPDWRAIVEPFVASDAYAPLCRFVDGERAAGKAIYPADVFRALRLTHPDDVKVVILGQDPYHGEDRGIPQAHGLAFSVPPGVRPPPSLRNIFKEISADFGYEPPRHGCLDTWARQGVLLLNTVLTVERSSAASHAKRGWEKCTDTLIHELATRHRHLVFMLWGAHAQAKRALFDPREHCVLEAPHPSPLSAHRGFLGCRHFALANDYLVQHGRAPIDWRLPDEAETLA, encoded by the coding sequence ATGCAACAACCCTCGCTGTTCGACGATCACGCTCCACCCGCGCCGCCCGCCACCAAAGGCGGCGCATCCACGACCACCCTCGAATCGCAATTCGATGCGCTGCCGCCCGACTGGCGCGCGATCGTCGAGCCGTTCGTCGCGAGCGACGCGTATGCGCCGCTCTGCCGTTTCGTCGACGGCGAGCGCGCGGCCGGCAAGGCGATTTATCCGGCCGACGTGTTCCGCGCGCTGCGGCTCACGCACCCGGACGACGTGAAGGTCGTGATTCTCGGCCAGGACCCGTATCACGGCGAGGATCGCGGCATCCCGCAGGCGCACGGGCTCGCGTTCTCGGTGCCGCCCGGCGTGCGGCCGCCGCCGTCGCTGCGCAACATCTTCAAGGAAATCTCGGCCGACTTCGGCTACGAGCCGCCCCGCCACGGCTGTCTGGACACGTGGGCGCGCCAGGGCGTGCTGCTCCTCAACACGGTGCTGACGGTCGAGCGCTCGTCGGCCGCGAGTCACGCGAAGCGCGGCTGGGAGAAATGCACCGATACGCTGATCCACGAACTCGCGACGCGCCACCGTCACCTCGTGTTCATGCTGTGGGGCGCGCACGCGCAGGCGAAGCGCGCGCTGTTCGATCCGCGCGAGCATTGCGTGCTCGAAGCGCCGCATCCGTCGCCGCTGTCCGCGCATCGCGGCTTCCTCGGCTGCCGTCATTTCGCGCTCGCGAACGACTACCTCGTGCAGCACGGGCGCGCGCCGATCGACTGGCGGCTGCCCGACGAGGCCGAGACGCTCGCTTGA
- a CDS encoding FMN-dependent NADH-azoreductase, with protein MTTILQINSAARSQGAQSTMLADELTARLQQANPGATVKVRSLLADALPHLDDAVLGAFFTPADQRSAEQNAIVAKSDTLIDELRSADVIVIGAPMYNFGVSSQLKTYFDWIARAGVTFRYTAQGPEGLIKGKKVYVVSARGGKHVGMPTDSQTPFLKTFLGFIGMTDVTFVYAEGLALGPDAANEALANAREAIAAV; from the coding sequence ATGACGACCATTCTCCAGATCAATTCCGCCGCCCGCTCGCAAGGCGCCCAGTCGACGATGCTCGCCGACGAACTGACGGCCAGGCTGCAACAAGCCAACCCCGGCGCGACCGTCAAGGTTCGCAGCCTGCTCGCCGACGCGCTGCCGCACCTCGACGACGCGGTGCTGGGCGCGTTCTTCACGCCGGCCGACCAGCGCAGCGCCGAGCAGAACGCGATCGTTGCGAAGAGCGACACCCTGATCGACGAACTGCGCTCGGCCGACGTGATCGTGATCGGCGCGCCGATGTACAACTTCGGCGTGTCGTCGCAACTGAAGACGTACTTCGACTGGATCGCCCGCGCGGGCGTCACGTTCCGCTACACGGCGCAAGGTCCGGAAGGGCTGATCAAGGGCAAGAAGGTGTACGTGGTGTCGGCGCGCGGCGGCAAGCACGTGGGCATGCCGACCGACAGCCAGACGCCGTTCCTGAAGACGTTCCTCGGCTTCATCGGCATGACCGACGTGACGTTCGTCTACGCGGAAGGCCTCGCGCTCGGGCCGGATGCGGCGAACGAAGCGCTCGCGAACGCTCGCGAGGCGATCGCGGCGGTTTGA